Part of the Plectropomus leopardus isolate mb unplaced genomic scaffold, YSFRI_Pleo_2.0 unplaced_scaffold11848, whole genome shotgun sequence genome is shown below.
CACCAGCACGCCTTTGTACCTATACAACCACACCGCCAGACTAAAAGACCCCAACATCACCACCTGCCATGACGTTAACATCATACGTGATCCCCTGAATCCTTTCCCCGACGTGCAGCTGCCTTACTACTACTTCATCTTCATGGGTTTGGTTGTGTTCCTTGTTCCCTGTATCATAATCGTTGTGGCCTACATTCTTCTGCTCAGAGCTCTCGGGAACAGCATGGATGATAGCACTGCGGCAAAGAACCGCCAGAGAGCCATTGTGCTGATCGTGACTGTTCTGGTGACATTCCTGGTGTGTTTCATCCCCAGTAACATCATGCTGGTGGTGCACTACTCTTTGCTAAAAGATGGAGTGATAAACAATGGGTACGGTTTCTACATCTCCACGTTATGCCTGGCCAGCCTCAACAGCTGCCTAGACCCGTTTATCTACTACTTTGTGTCGGAGGACTTCAGGAACCACGTGAAGAACACTCTGCTGTGCAGGAGCAGCCGGACTGTGGAGAGGATGAGAGTTTCATTCAGCTCCATGAAATACTCCAGGAAGAGCAAGTCATATGTGTCAGATAGCGGAAACAcgcagagcagcagctgttaGAGATAAGGTGGATAAATGCGAGCAAAGAAAGACTTTGATGGGATATCGTGCATCGTGCCCGTGCTTGCACACTGGTGTGATGAGAACAGGGTACTGCACAGACTTGGTGGCACTGACACAGTGGATAGGTCTGTAATTATGGACATAAGGCCCATCAGTCATAACCAGGTAGCCTCAGCAACCCAATCAtcaagaaaaattgaaaaattctGGCATTCTATGTTTccacaaaccacagatatgttacatttgcacgttattATTATGTAGTGGTTTTGGTGAAACTTTTCAATAACCACTTGGTTGTGGTTAGGAAGAGGATA
Proteins encoded:
- the LOC121963601 gene encoding proteinase-activated receptor 2-like, giving the protein MIMSALIQFCHIIVGKGRGFIGIKDPTNSNQVVVDRATSDTLKSNLTTVFLPIVYIIVFAVGLPANGMAIWVFLFRTKKKHPSSIYMANLALADLLFVIWIPLKIAYHFNGNDWIYGEPLCKVLVSFFYGNMYCSVLFIACLSVQRYWVVAHPLSQQRKNNKVAVGVCVAIWAFIWLTSTPLYLYNHTARLKDPNITTCHDVNIIRDPLNPFPDVQLPYYYFIFMGLVVFLVPCIIIVVAYILLLRALGNSMDDSTAAKNRQRAIVLIVTVLVTFLVCFIPSNIMLVVHYSLLKDGVINNGYGFYISTLCLASLNSCLDPFIYYFVSEDFRNHVKNTLLCRSSRTVERMRVSFSSMKYSRKSKSYVSDSGNTQSSSC